CATAACGACGAAGAGCATATGGATCATTTGAAGAACTTGGAATCATGCCAACGGCAAAAAAGGTGATGATGGTATCAAGCTTATCTGCAACTGACAATAAGGAGCCAACTGTAGTTTCAGGTAATTCACCTTCGGAAGTTGTCGGCATGTAATGTTCCTTGATTGCAACGGCAACATCATCTTTTTCACCAGCAAGTTTAGCGTAATGCATCCCCATAATTCCCTGAAGTTCAGCAAATTCACCAACCATTTGGGTTACTAAGTCAAATTTATACAGTTCACTTGCCCGATCAAAATCCTTAATCGTTTGTTCGTCTAACTTCCAACGTTTAGCAAGCAAATCACCAATGATCCGAACCCGGACAGTTTTTTCTGCCATTGAGCCAATCTTATCATGGAAAGAAACATTCTTTAATTTATTTACAAAATGACTCAACGGGTATTTGCGGTCTTCATCATAAAAGAATTGGGCATCATCTAAACGAGCAACCAACACTTTTTCATTACCAGAAACAACATTTTCTAAGTAGTCTTTATTACCATTTCTGACAGAAATAAAGTGGTTGATTAAATGATTGTCTTGATCATACACTTCAAAATAGCGCTGATTATCTTTCATTGAAGTAATTAAGACTTCTTGTGGCATTTCTAAATATTTTTTGTCAAATGAACCGGCAAAAACAGTTGGATATTCAACTAGATTTGTAACCTCTTCTAACAGATTTTGGTCCATTTTGATTTGCCAATTATTTTCTTTAACCAGCTGATTCATTTGATCAACAATCATTTCTTTACGTTTTTTTGCATCAACGATTACAAATTGATCTTTCAAAGCATCCTCATAATCAGCAGTGTTTGCAAGCACCACCGAGTCACCCAAGAAGCGGTGCCCCTCTGTTTTACGACCAGCTGTAATATCTAAAATTTTGACAGGAATAACATCGCTACCAAATAAGGAAACTAACCAGTGAATTGGACGAACAAATTCAAAGTCGTGTGAATCCCACCGCATTTTAGTCGGGAAGGTCATTGCTTTGATAATGTCGCTCATGCCTAAAAGGATATCAGCTGCTTTTTTACCTTCTTTTTGAACGTGAACGTATGCATACTCGGTTCCCTTAAGTTCTTCGAAGTAGATATCGTCAGTTGACATTCCTTGGCCACGCGCAAAACCTTCAGCCGCTTTCGTCCAATTTTTATCTTTATCCAAGGCAATCTTTTTGGCTGGCCCTTTTTTTATCTCATCGATATCATCTTGCTTTTCAGCTAATTCTTCAACTAAGATTGTGAGTCGACGAGGAGTAGAAAAAGTTTTAACGTTTTTGAATTTTAAACCATTTTCTTTTAAGAATTTTTCGGTTCTTTCGGCAAGTTGCTTAACGCTACGCGAAACAACGTGCGCAGGCATTTCCTCAGTACCGATTTCAAATAAATAATCTTTAGTCATCTTCAAGCCCCGCATTCTTATCTTCTGCATTCTTTAACAAAGGAAAGCCTCTCTTTTCACGCTCTTCTACAAAGCAGGTAGCTATTTCATGTGCCATACTTCTAATTCTTGCCAAATAACCAGCACGTTCAGTAACAGAAACTGCTCCACGTGCATCAAGTAAGTTAAAGGTGTGTGAACATTTCAAGATGTAGTCGTAAGCTGGTTGAACTAGGTTTAACCCAATTAGTTCTTTAGCAGTTCTTTCGTAGACATCAAAGAATTTCAATAAATCTTCTTGATTAGATTCTTCAAAGGCATATTTTGAATTTTCATACTCGGCTTCTTTAAAGATATCACGATAGTAAACTCCGTTACCCCATTCCAAGTCAAAAACAGAGTTAACGTCTTGAATATAGGAAGCTAATCGTTCAACACCATAAGTGATTTCACTCATCGTTGGTTTTACGTCAAGTTCACCGACCGTTTGGAAATAAGTAAATTGGCTTACTTCCATTCCGTCTAGCCAAACTTCCCAACCGACACCGGCACAACCCATTGATGGATTCTCCCAGTTATCCTCGACAAACCTGATATCGTGTTCAAGCGGATTAATGCCTAAAACTTTTAAGCTATCAAGATAATATTGCTGAATATCGGTTGGAGCAGGTTTAATGACCACTTGAAATTGGTGGTGTTGGAAAAGCCGATTGGGATTATCTCCGTAACGGCCATCAGCTGGGCGTCTTGAAGGCTCAACGTAACAAGCAGCCCAAGGTTCTGGTCCCACAGCTCGTAAGAATGTATACGGGCTCATCGTTCCTGCCCCTTTTTCAACATCGTATGATGGCATAACCATACAGCCCTTTGAAGACCAAAATTCTTCAAGTTTAAAAATCATATTTTGAATTGTCAGTTTTTTCTTTGCCATTTCTGTTCCTCCCTGCATTAGGCCATAAAAAAAGCCTATGCAAAACTTGCATAGGGACGATTAAATCGCGGTTCCACCCTAATTCAGGAAAATTAATAATTATTCCCTGCTCTTAATTAGATTGACTAGAGGTGCCTTTTCCCAGATGTCCTTGCACCGTCCGACACTCGCTTTACTGGTACTTTCTCTGATCCTCATCTTTATCAAAACACACTAATATTTTACCATAATAACAATTTAACCTAAAGCTTTACATGGATAAATTCAACTCATCGAGGAATTTTTTCGTTTTTAAATTAAGGTCAATCGTTTCTTGGTAAATGCGATCGATTGCTTTACGGGTAGCTTTCTTGGTAGCAGAATTAAT
This genomic window from Lactobacillus panisapium contains:
- the glyS gene encoding glycine--tRNA ligase subunit beta, yielding MTKDYLFEIGTEEMPAHVVSRSVKQLAERTEKFLKENGLKFKNVKTFSTPRRLTILVEELAEKQDDIDEIKKGPAKKIALDKDKNWTKAAEGFARGQGMSTDDIYFEELKGTEYAYVHVQKEGKKAADILLGMSDIIKAMTFPTKMRWDSHDFEFVRPIHWLVSLFGSDVIPVKILDITAGRKTEGHRFLGDSVVLANTADYEDALKDQFVIVDAKKRKEMIVDQMNQLVKENNWQIKMDQNLLEEVTNLVEYPTVFAGSFDKKYLEMPQEVLITSMKDNQRYFEVYDQDNHLINHFISVRNGNKDYLENVVSGNEKVLVARLDDAQFFYDEDRKYPLSHFVNKLKNVSFHDKIGSMAEKTVRVRIIGDLLAKRWKLDEQTIKDFDRASELYKFDLVTQMVGEFAELQGIMGMHYAKLAGEKDDVAVAIKEHYMPTTSEGELPETTVGSLLSVADKLDTIITFFAVGMIPSSSNDPYALRRYAYGIVRILLKQKWSLPFKEVLPEIVSALDGKTPAKLPKTAEQDEEIADFIRDRIKQYLQRNNFKYDIIDAVLASSQQDPIQILAAANVLQLHHDDDKFKPVVESLIRIKNILKKAKYKGKNAVNPDLFANESEQELYAGVNALKDISNLTDLYDGFVKLQPVIDRYFETNMILDKNEEIKNNRLNQLSAVAELADNLGDLSKLVIK
- the glyQ gene encoding glycine--tRNA ligase subunit alpha yields the protein MAKKKLTIQNMIFKLEEFWSSKGCMVMPSYDVEKGAGTMSPYTFLRAVGPEPWAACYVEPSRRPADGRYGDNPNRLFQHHQFQVVIKPAPTDIQQYYLDSLKVLGINPLEHDIRFVEDNWENPSMGCAGVGWEVWLDGMEVSQFTYFQTVGELDVKPTMSEITYGVERLASYIQDVNSVFDLEWGNGVYYRDIFKEAEYENSKYAFEESNQEDLLKFFDVYERTAKELIGLNLVQPAYDYILKCSHTFNLLDARGAVSVTERAGYLARIRSMAHEIATCFVEEREKRGFPLLKNAEDKNAGLEDD